In a genomic window of Meleagris gallopavo isolate NT-WF06-2002-E0010 breed Aviagen turkey brand Nicholas breeding stock chromosome 1, Turkey_5.1, whole genome shotgun sequence:
- the ANKRD42 gene encoding ankyrin repeat domain-containing protein 42 has translation MNTFSGITGICSEMCISFSVLAFPAHDAAFRGDLLVLRRLVRSGVININERDDKGSTLMHKAAGQGHIHCLQWLIEMGADCDITDDAGETPKDVAKRFAQLAAVELLTQRTGDSNSSDEELDASNVKFFERHGVEGSTDSKEDLILDEAEKRNARIRAYHRIQELQQLLEIAYSNYRQLGGITEEERKMKKHEKEVEKAVRELEAQLESERVRREKLESQLDGCRAEIGRLRESRGRTRSPAALPLEPEPISISCKEKKKVKKNPPCRHGGVFVRLR, from the exons ATGAACACGTTTAGTGGGATTACTGGCATCTGTTCAGAAatgtgtatttcattttcagttttagcTTTCCCAGCCCATGATGCTGCTTTCAGAGGGGACTTGTTAGTACTCAGAAGACTAGTGAGATCTGGAGTAATCAATATTAATGAGCGGGATGATAAGGGATCCACTCTCATGCACAAAG CTGCAGGACAAGGGCATATCCATTGCTTACAGTGGTTGATTGAAATGGGAGCTGACTGTGACATTACAGATGATGCTGGAGAGACTCCAAAGGATGTAGCCAAGAG ATTTGCCCAGTTAGCAGCTGTGGAACTTTTGACCCAAAGAACTGGAGACAGTAACTCTAGTGATGAAGAACTGGATGCAAGCAACGTAAAATTTTTTGAAAGACATGGTGTGGAAGGGAGTACAGACAGCAAAGAAGACTTAATCCTGGATGAAGCAGAGAAGAGGAACGCGCGCA TAAGAGCCTATCACAGGATTCAAGAACTTCAGCAACTTCTGGAAATTGCCTACAGCAACTACAGACAGCTGGGAGGAATaactgaggaggagaggaagatgaaaaaacatgaaaaggaGGTTGAGAA GGCCGTGAGGGAGCTGGAGGCGCAGTTGGAATCCGAGCGAGTCAGGAGGGAAAAGCTGGAGAGCCAGCTGGATGGCTGCCGCGCCGAGATCGGCCGCCTCAGGGAGAGCCGGGGGAGAACCcgcagccctgctgctctgcctctg GAGCCTGAACCCATCTCCATTtcctgcaaagagaaaaagaaagtgaagaagaatcCACCCTGCAGGCATGGAGGAGTGTTTGTGAGGCTGCGCTGA
- the CCDC90B gene encoding coiled-coil domain-containing protein 90B, mitochondrial isoform X2, with product MVTQAQQEITLQQIMAHLDSIRKDMVILEKSEFANLRAENEKMKIELDQVKQQLMNETSKIQADSKLDINLERSRVTDMFTDQERKLMEATTEFHKKDSNTNSIISEISNKIDTEIASLKTLMESNKLDTIRYLAASVFTCLAIALGFYRFWK from the exons ATGGTTACCCAGGCTCAGCAG gaaataactTTGCAGCAGATAATGGCACATCTGGACTCCATTCGAAAAGATATGGTCATCCTGGAAAAAAGTGAATTTGCAAACTTGAGAGCAGAGAATGAG aaaatgaaaattgaacTAGATCAAGTTAAACAGCAGTTAATG AATGAAACCAGTAAAATCCAAGCTGACAGCAAGCTAGACATAAACCTAGAAAGGAGCAGAGTGACAGATATG TTTACAGATCAAGAGAGGAAATTGATGGAAGCAACTACAGAGTTTCATAAAAAA GATTCGAATACCAACAGCATTATTTCAGAGATCAGTAATAAAATTGACACTGAAATAGCTTCTTTAAAAACACTCATGGAATCAAATAAACTCGATACGATACGTTACTTGGCAG CTTCGGTTTTCACTTGCTTAGCAATAGCACTGGGATTTTACAGGTTCTGGAAATAG